The proteins below come from a single Gimesia alba genomic window:
- a CDS encoding glycosyltransferase: MLVIVGGVVLSYAILSLVHLGIQICLAQLYHQRVVKKYQSAVESQPSISVIYPVYNESPEILTMVMEYAKSCLNIEGLEIIFVDDGSPNRFELDPVYKKYECDQIKVVYQENKGKRGAQHKGLEFASGEFIITVDSDTLIIPENIPKLIQPLLIDPNIGAVCGEILPKNSKINLLTRLLDLRYWTSFNLERASQSYLKSVLCCSGPFSAYRASILHEVKEKYINQIFCNEICTYGDDRHLTNLVLGEGYHVIYQPGATAWTFVPESLGEFIRQQNRWNKSFFREMIWTFKIKRCVHPYVLFDMLMQPLLFIGFTVALCFSLLLINETANLMIPVYYLGTLVTMATVRSFYGLFRTRDIRYLLFVLYGFLHVFILVPVRFKSLLTLTDNRWGTRGSVKLNTPLDFLFWASAYFSILVLGACIINLLLPNVISSTSMHFNGSLIDWVWRMIIPIGYSLIIQILLLIALVCFPFKRKFRNS; encoded by the coding sequence GTGTTAGTTATCGTAGGTGGTGTAGTTTTATCTTATGCGATTCTCTCATTAGTACACTTGGGTATCCAAATTTGTCTGGCCCAGCTTTATCACCAGAGGGTAGTCAAGAAATACCAAAGTGCGGTTGAAAGCCAGCCGAGTATTTCAGTGATTTATCCAGTATACAACGAGAGTCCTGAAATTCTGACCATGGTGATGGAATATGCAAAATCTTGCCTTAACATTGAAGGATTAGAAATTATTTTTGTAGATGATGGATCACCAAATCGTTTTGAGTTAGATCCTGTTTACAAAAAATATGAATGCGATCAGATAAAAGTTGTTTATCAGGAAAATAAAGGCAAGCGAGGGGCGCAGCACAAAGGGCTCGAATTTGCCTCGGGAGAATTTATAATTACGGTGGATTCGGACACACTTATTATCCCGGAAAATATTCCCAAGTTGATCCAACCGCTTCTCATTGATCCCAATATTGGTGCCGTTTGTGGTGAAATTTTACCCAAGAATTCAAAAATAAACCTCCTGACTCGTTTACTGGATTTACGCTATTGGACTTCATTTAATCTGGAACGGGCTTCTCAAAGTTATTTAAAGTCTGTTCTATGCTGTTCAGGTCCTTTTTCTGCGTATCGTGCTTCCATTCTGCACGAGGTAAAGGAAAAGTATATCAATCAAATTTTTTGTAACGAAATTTGTACTTATGGAGACGATAGGCACCTTACAAACTTGGTCTTAGGTGAGGGATATCATGTCATTTATCAACCCGGGGCGACAGCCTGGACCTTCGTTCCTGAGTCACTGGGAGAATTTATTCGTCAACAGAACCGTTGGAATAAAAGTTTTTTCAGGGAAATGATTTGGACTTTTAAAATAAAGCGTTGTGTCCATCCTTATGTCTTGTTTGATATGTTGATGCAGCCGTTACTTTTCATAGGGTTTACTGTAGCTCTTTGTTTCAGTCTGTTATTAATTAATGAAACTGCCAATTTAATGATTCCGGTTTATTATTTAGGTACATTGGTCACCATGGCTACTGTGAGATCTTTTTATGGGCTGTTCCGTACGAGAGATATCCGTTACTTACTTTTTGTTTTATATGGGTTTTTGCACGTATTTATTTTGGTACCCGTGCGTTTCAAATCTTTGCTGACTTTAACTGACAATCGGTGGGGAACCCGGGGATCAGTGAAGTTGAACACTCCACTTGATTTTTTGTTCTGGGCTTCAGCCTATTTTTCAATTCTGGTTTTGGGAGCTTGTATTATCAATTTGTTATTGCCGAATGTCATTTCATCTACGAGTATGCATTTTAATGGTTCGTTGATCGATTGGGTTTGGCGAATGATCATTCCGATAGGATATTCACTGATCATTCAGATCTTACTTTTAATTGCTTTAGTCTGTTTTCCGTTCAAAAGAAAATTCAGAAATTCATAG
- a CDS encoding transposase, with protein sequence MSKEFKVSGKQHRRSFTEEFKRDAVNLVAVEGYSFNRAAQAVGVMV encoded by the coding sequence ATGAGCAAGGAGTTCAAAGTGTCAGGGAAACAGCACCGGCGATCGTTTACGGAAGAATTCAAGCGGGATGCGGTCAATCTTGTTGCAGTTGAAGGTTATTCATTCAACCGTGCTGCACAAGCCGTTGGTGTGATGGTCTGA
- a CDS encoding IS3 family transposase (programmed frameshift): MKRKRFTEEQIAFALRQAESGTPVVEVTRKMGISEQTFYRWKKKFAGMGVAEVRRLKQLEEENKKLKQLVADLSLDKKMLQDVIQGKVLRSDRRRTVVKRLQHAYEISERRACRALRFLRASRRYKSVRDERTELRIRLRDLASSRTHYGYRRLHILLLREGWKVNHKLVYRLYVEEGLQMRRKRPRRNRSCQVRVTRPKASSTNESWSMDFMTDQLFDGKRFRLLTLVDNFSRESLAIQVGTRLTGDDVVAALDRVKEARGCPQSIRVDNGPEFISKSLDWWAYFNNVTLDFSRLGKPTDNAYIESFNGRVRQECLNQHWFLSLADAQEQVDQWRLDYNENRPHSSLGNQTPVEFAKKSCPARRA, translated from the exons ATGAAACGAAAACGCTTCACAGAAGAACAGATTGCCTTCGCTTTACGTCAGGCAGAATCAGGGACCCCGGTGGTTGAGGTGACTCGCAAGATGGGCATCTCCGAACAAACGTTCTACCGCTGGAAAAAGAAGTTTGCCGGGATGGGAGTCGCTGAAGTACGCCGCCTGAAGCAACTCGAAGAAGAAAATAAAAAGCTGAAACAGCTTGTAGCCGATCTCAGCCTGGATAAAAAAATGTTGCAGGATGTCATCCAGGGAAAGGTTT TAAGGTCTGATCGTCGCCGAACGGTTGTTAAACGGCTACAGCATGCTTACGAAATCAGTGAACGCCGAGCTTGTCGTGCTTTACGGTTTCTACGTGCCAGCCGCCGTTACAAAAGCGTTCGAGACGAGCGGACCGAATTACGAATCCGGTTACGTGATCTGGCCAGTAGTCGTACGCATTACGGTTATCGGCGATTACATATACTCCTTCTTCGTGAAGGATGGAAAGTGAATCACAAGCTGGTTTACCGACTTTATGTCGAAGAAGGCTTGCAAATGCGTCGAAAACGTCCACGACGGAATCGGAGTTGTCAGGTTCGTGTAACACGACCGAAAGCCAGTAGCACTAATGAGAGTTGGAGCATGGACTTCATGACCGATCAGCTGTTTGACGGGAAACGATTCAGGCTGTTGACGTTAGTCGATAACTTTAGTCGTGAGAGTCTGGCCATTCAGGTGGGAACACGGCTGACTGGAGATGATGTGGTGGCAGCTCTGGATCGCGTCAAAGAGGCTCGAGGCTGTCCCCAGTCAATCCGTGTAGATAACGGTCCCGAGTTCATTTCGAAGAGTTTGGACTGGTGGGCTTACTTCAACAACGTGACTCTGGATTTCAGTCGGCTTGGAAAACCGACGGATAATGCGTATATTGAATCGTTCAACGGACGAGTTCGCCAGGAATGTTTAAACCAGCATTGGTTTTTAAGCTTGGCAGATGCTCAAGAACAAGTTGACCAGTGGCGGCTGGACTACAACGAAAACCGTCCACACAGCTCACTGGGAAATCAAACCCCAGTGGAGTTTGCGAAAAAATCATGCCCGGCGCGCCGGGCATGA
- a CDS encoding IS3 family transposase (programmed frameshift): protein MKRKRYTEEQIAFALRQAESGTAVVEVTRKMGISEQTFYRWKKKFAGMGVAEVRRLKQLEEENKKLKQLVADLSLDKKMLQDVVQGKVLRSDRRRVVVKRLQVSYAESERRVCKALNFPRASHRYKSVRDERAELRIRLRDLASTRVDFGYRRLHIFLLREGWKVNHKLVYRLYIEEGLQMRRKRPRRNRSCQVRITRPKASCTNESWSMDFMSDQLFDGKRFRLLTLVDNFSRESLAIRVGTRMTGDDVVAALERVKEVRGCPQSIRVDNGPEFISKSLDWWAYFNKVTLDFSRLGKPTDNAYIESFNGRVRQECLNQHWFLSLADAQEQVDQWRLDYNENRPHSSLGNLTPVEFAKKSSSARRG from the exons ATGAAACGAAAACGCTACACAGAGGAACAAATCGCTTTTGCACTACGGCAAGCTGAGTCAGGAACCGCTGTCGTTGAGGTGACGCGCAAGATGGGTATTTCCGAACAAACGTTCTACCGCTGGAAAAAGAAGTTTGCCGGGATGGGAGTCGCTGAAGTACGTCGCCTGAAGCAACTCGAAGAAGAAAATAAAAAGCTGAAACAACTTGTAGCTGATCTCAGCTTGGATAAAAAAATGTTGCAGGATGTCGTCCAGGGAAAAGTAT TGAGGTCCGATCGTCGTCGAGTAGTGGTGAAACGGTTGCAAGTCAGTTATGCCGAAAGTGAACGTCGCGTTTGTAAAGCCTTGAACTTTCCGCGAGCCAGCCACCGTTACAAAAGTGTTCGAGACGAGCGGGCCGAATTACGAATCCGTTTACGTGATCTTGCCAGTACCCGTGTGGATTTCGGTTATCGTCGGTTACATATTTTCTTGTTGCGTGAAGGATGGAAAGTAAATCATAAGCTGGTTTACCGTCTTTATATCGAAGAAGGCCTACAAATGCGTCGAAAACGTCCACGGCGGAATCGAAGTTGTCAGGTCCGAATAACGCGACCGAAAGCCAGCTGCACTAATGAGAGTTGGAGTATGGACTTCATGTCCGATCAACTATTTGACGGGAAGCGATTCCGGCTGTTAACGTTAGTCGATAACTTTAGTCGTGAGAGTCTGGCTATTCGGGTCGGTACCCGGATGACGGGAGATGATGTCGTAGCAGCTCTGGAGCGAGTCAAAGAGGTTCGGGGCTGTCCTCAATCGATTCGCGTGGATAACGGCCCCGAGTTCATTTCGAAGAGCCTGGACTGGTGGGCTTACTTCAACAAGGTAACTCTGGATTTCAGTCGGCTTGGAAAACCGACGGATAATGCGTATATTGAATCGTTCAATGGACGAGTTCGCCAGGAATGTTTAAACCAGCATTGGTTTTTAAGCCTGGCAGACGCTCAAGAACAAGTTGACCAGTGGCGGCTGGACTACAACGAAAACCGCCCACATAGCTCACTGGGAAATCTGACCCCGGTGGAGTTTGCGAAAAAATCATCCTCGGCGCGCCGAGGATGA
- a CDS encoding EF-hand domain-containing protein: MKDSDQNQLLSLKEYTQAGFDSNSDHTQFRQADVDQDGALSFKEFQTLKYHNLSPASVFDRFDTNLDGELDSDEITLNAGSWQKQLVKYIFPGFDTDNNHSLSLTEFLHTPLSNPLGSWYNIRKDLDGNDLLDFSEYLTESSPSCLSLQAHFFSNFDLNDDKYLSAEEYFFTSNLNSRKQFDLADKNNDGALDETEYLATLKPEHQKVGQRDFRLYDQNSDQRMEFDEYRGTPAVPLAQRQIPDPVIDRVRQQLSTFPKADQNNDSQLSIEELKAAFPELADQHNNKPVARDDLQRLLDIAYGVRTLDGQLLREPSGRVVNWMLFTHLDTDHSGQLSAGELKPQFKQDQQLTKFFQQADQNKDQQISLKEWKTTDLCWIDPVYYFKRIDKDGNARLTAAELASDTGFHRELAPYLIPAFDGNGDGVLSLYEYRDTPITNPLVQWHVQRKDLDHDGMLSAAEFDWKQGLVARTLIQDYFHRLDQDRNQRLDQREFLLQLNLIKAPREIVFKNLDKNNDQYLSFEEIFVATKRLINSKDTIKYEKIMSNVDNVFNQLDLDHNSQLNLKEFQQDQALAVLPPYSYNTRSFNRIKSNLPISRTESSKLATESNFTLWVTLILNILLVSLVFYYLLKVKLRK, from the coding sequence GTGAAGGATTCAGATCAAAACCAGCTACTCAGCTTGAAAGAATATACACAAGCCGGCTTTGATTCCAATTCTGATCATACTCAGTTCCGTCAAGCAGATGTTGACCAGGATGGTGCCTTATCTTTTAAAGAATTTCAAACTTTAAAGTACCATAATCTCAGCCCTGCTTCTGTATTCGATAGATTTGATACCAATCTTGATGGGGAACTTGATTCAGATGAAATCACGTTAAATGCTGGAAGCTGGCAAAAACAATTAGTGAAATATATTTTCCCTGGTTTTGATACTGACAATAACCATTCTTTATCACTTACAGAATTTCTACATACCCCATTAAGCAATCCTTTAGGAAGTTGGTATAACATTAGAAAAGATTTGGATGGAAATGATCTGCTAGACTTTTCAGAATATTTGACTGAATCCTCACCATCCTGCCTATCATTACAAGCTCATTTCTTCAGTAATTTTGATCTTAACGATGATAAATACTTATCAGCCGAAGAGTATTTTTTTACTTCCAACCTGAATTCACGCAAGCAATTCGATCTGGCGGATAAGAACAACGATGGTGCTCTAGACGAAACCGAGTACCTGGCCACCCTCAAACCCGAACACCAGAAAGTCGGACAACGGGACTTCCGACTCTATGATCAGAACAGTGATCAGCGGATGGAGTTCGACGAATACCGCGGCACACCTGCCGTTCCTCTGGCGCAACGGCAGATTCCCGATCCGGTCATTGATCGAGTACGGCAGCAGTTGAGTACCTTCCCGAAGGCCGATCAAAATAATGATAGCCAACTCAGCATAGAAGAACTCAAAGCAGCCTTCCCTGAACTGGCCGACCAGCACAATAACAAACCGGTCGCCCGTGATGACCTGCAGCGGTTGCTGGATATCGCCTATGGCGTACGCACTCTGGACGGCCAGCTATTACGGGAACCCTCGGGCCGCGTCGTCAACTGGATGCTGTTCACACACCTGGATACCGATCATAGCGGGCAGCTCAGTGCCGGGGAACTCAAGCCCCAATTCAAACAGGATCAACAGCTCACGAAGTTCTTCCAGCAGGCGGACCAGAACAAAGACCAGCAAATCAGTCTGAAAGAATGGAAGACCACCGACCTGTGCTGGATCGATCCCGTCTACTACTTCAAACGGATCGACAAAGACGGTAATGCCCGACTCACCGCTGCCGAACTGGCATCTGACACCGGCTTCCACCGGGAACTGGCTCCGTATCTGATTCCCGCCTTCGATGGCAACGGTGATGGCGTCCTCTCACTCTACGAATACCGTGACACCCCCATCACCAACCCCCTGGTCCAGTGGCACGTGCAGCGGAAAGACTTGGACCACGACGGTATGCTCTCGGCTGCCGAATTCGACTGGAAACAGGGACTGGTCGCTCGGACCCTTATCCAAGACTACTTCCATCGCCTCGACCAGGACCGGAACCAGCGACTCGATCAAAGGGAGTTCCTTCTTCAACTCAATCTAATAAAAGCGCCGCGCGAAATCGTATTCAAAAACTTGGATAAAAACAACGACCAATACTTGTCCTTTGAAGAAATATTTGTTGCTACCAAAAGACTGATTAACTCAAAAGATACGATTAAATATGAAAAGATTATGTCAAATGTGGATAATGTTTTTAATCAGTTAGACTTGGACCATAATAGCCAGCTCAATCTAAAGGAATTTCAACAAGACCAAGCACTGGCAGTGCTGCCTCCTTATAGCTACAACACAAGGTCATTCAATAGAATTAAGAGCAATCTCCCAATTTCCCGGACTGAAAGCAGTAAGTTAGCTACCGAAAGCAACTTTACTCTCTGGGTTACCCTTATTTTGAATATTCTCCTGGTTTCACTAGTCTTCTATTATTTATTAAAAGTAAAACTGAGAAAATAA
- a CDS encoding tyrosine-type recombinase/integrase yields the protein MKLDEYQLVNRRIKGEVEIMAVIKTILFKRDNSNNFYVKWVDPATGREKRKSTHTKIRRDAERFADRLEKELNEGTYFEIPKTTWIDFLQRYETEVMPGFADSSIAKALITFRHIERIIKPNLLMQIDATAISKMVKEMRSQGLEEVTIKGYLIYTKSALNWAHSVGLIPVVPKFPKFKRIREEKAMRGRPLCLEEFERMLSAVPSVCGEKQTESWRFHLRGLWCSGLRLTESLELYWDREDKLSIDLTGRRPMLRIRMEAEKGNKDRLLPIVPEFATLLEEVPEDERTGPVFNPLARKKRTERMLPSTISKQIANIGEKANIVVGDKGNIDKKTGKRKPRFASAHDLRRSFGERWSLKVMPDVLMLLMRHSDIDTTMKYYVGRNAQKAAEVIWGADAELGTNSGTSLNSSQKPKNSKPI from the coding sequence ATGAAACTGGATGAATACCAACTTGTTAATAGGCGGATTAAAGGGGAAGTTGAAATAATGGCAGTAATTAAGACAATCCTATTTAAGAGAGACAACAGTAATAATTTCTATGTGAAGTGGGTTGATCCTGCGACAGGACGTGAGAAACGCAAGAGTACCCACACTAAAATTAGACGTGATGCGGAAAGGTTCGCTGATCGCCTGGAAAAGGAACTCAACGAAGGTACCTATTTTGAAATTCCCAAAACGACATGGATAGATTTTCTGCAGCGATACGAAACAGAAGTCATGCCAGGCTTTGCAGATAGTTCAATAGCAAAAGCGTTGATCACTTTCAGGCATATCGAGAGGATTATTAAGCCGAATTTGCTTATGCAGATTGATGCTACCGCAATCAGCAAAATGGTCAAAGAGATGCGGTCACAGGGGCTTGAAGAAGTGACCATCAAAGGCTATTTAATTTACACAAAGTCTGCTCTGAACTGGGCGCACTCAGTAGGGTTAATTCCGGTAGTCCCAAAGTTTCCCAAGTTTAAACGTATTCGGGAAGAAAAGGCGATGCGCGGGCGCCCTCTCTGCTTAGAGGAATTTGAAAGGATGCTATCAGCCGTCCCAAGCGTCTGTGGAGAAAAACAGACCGAATCATGGCGGTTTCACTTACGGGGTTTGTGGTGCTCTGGATTACGACTCACAGAGTCTTTAGAACTGTACTGGGATCGAGAAGATAAATTATCAATTGATCTCACTGGCAGGCGCCCTATGCTCAGGATTCGTATGGAAGCAGAGAAAGGCAACAAAGACCGGTTGCTTCCTATCGTTCCCGAATTCGCTACACTTCTTGAAGAGGTGCCAGAGGACGAGCGAACCGGGCCGGTGTTCAACCCACTGGCTAGAAAGAAGCGAACCGAACGAATGTTACCGTCGACGATATCAAAGCAGATAGCCAACATAGGAGAGAAAGCTAATATCGTGGTCGGTGATAAAGGGAACATTGACAAGAAGACCGGTAAGAGAAAACCCCGATTTGCGTCTGCCCATGATTTACGGCGTTCATTCGGTGAACGATGGTCCCTGAAAGTCATGCCAGATGTGCTTATGTTGCTCATGCGCCATTCAGACATTGATACAACCATGAAATATTATGTTGGTAGGAATGCTCAGAAGGCAGCAGAAGTAATTTGGGGAGCTGATGCGGAATTAGGTACCAATTCTGGTACCAGTTTGAATTCCAGCCAAAAACCGAAAAACAGCAAACCCATTTAA
- a CDS encoding ArnT family glycosyltransferase, with protein MENQSGLAKSVVINIQRLFERICSNNRLAGLSVSFLLLVHAGMLAYSATKHSPTMLEPAFLVAGLHHWESGQFELFRVNPPLVRMLAALPVKAVGYESDWSGINQKLGARPEFRIGIDFVRVNGERSIWLFTIARWMCIPFSLIGGLICFFWSKELWGNNCAGLFSLTLWCFEPNIIAHAELISTDCAATTFGLASSYGFWKWLKKPTWLRATFAGVLLGLAELSKSTWIILFGLWPLLWLFWCSVEWKSNKMNLSPQPRPKFSQITFILLLGLYLLNLGYGFEGSLTKLNEFTFISKTMSGIEKDCKEGNRFSGTIWGELMVPLPANYLRGIDIQKKDFEDYEQQNYLRGEWKDGGWYYYYFYALLVKVPIGMLLLFLVALSTYFLFPVEVQSHWRDEIILIIPAVVLFIFVSLQTEVNAHLRYLLPAFGFVFIFIGRPFFWLTNNSIPAIVYSSVRMLSFLCTVWVITSCVYVYPNQLAYFNEFVGYMKNGSKHLLGSNLDWGQDLLYLKKARHQSKDLRLGYHGSIDPTSLGISFSQPPNFSDIEDVKIFFDANPQAVCAVSVNKLFGTGGYIFNGDNRLAIIAPDYFKGLRSYKASSQVGGSIWIYTASSLKNKNDTNQIEF; from the coding sequence TTGGAAAATCAATCTGGTTTAGCAAAATCGGTGGTGATCAACATACAAAGATTATTTGAACGCATTTGTTCAAATAATCGCTTAGCGGGCTTGTCAGTGTCATTTCTACTCCTAGTACATGCTGGAATGTTGGCATATTCAGCAACAAAGCATAGTCCAACCATGCTTGAACCTGCATTTCTAGTGGCTGGATTACACCATTGGGAGTCTGGGCAATTTGAGCTGTTCCGAGTCAATCCACCACTAGTCCGCATGTTGGCTGCATTACCTGTAAAAGCAGTCGGGTATGAATCTGACTGGAGCGGTATAAATCAAAAGCTTGGCGCAAGACCTGAGTTTAGGATTGGAATTGATTTTGTCAGAGTCAATGGAGAACGCTCTATCTGGTTATTTACTATTGCTCGATGGATGTGTATTCCTTTTAGTTTAATAGGAGGACTAATTTGTTTCTTTTGGTCGAAAGAGCTTTGGGGTAACAATTGTGCGGGGTTGTTTTCACTCACACTATGGTGCTTCGAACCGAATATTATTGCACATGCAGAATTGATATCTACTGATTGTGCAGCTACTACATTCGGACTTGCTTCTAGTTACGGTTTTTGGAAGTGGCTAAAAAAACCTACCTGGTTACGTGCCACATTTGCTGGCGTTTTACTAGGGCTTGCTGAGTTATCTAAATCAACTTGGATCATACTATTTGGGCTGTGGCCTCTTCTTTGGTTGTTTTGGTGTAGTGTGGAATGGAAATCGAATAAGATGAACTTATCCCCTCAACCACGCCCGAAATTCTCGCAAATTACATTTATTTTATTGCTTGGACTTTACTTGCTTAATCTAGGATACGGATTTGAGGGGTCGCTGACAAAGCTAAATGAATTTACTTTTATTAGTAAAACAATGTCTGGTATAGAAAAAGACTGCAAAGAAGGTAACCGATTTTCTGGAACTATCTGGGGAGAATTAATGGTCCCTCTTCCAGCAAATTATTTACGTGGAATAGATATACAGAAAAAAGATTTTGAAGACTACGAACAGCAGAACTACCTCAGAGGTGAATGGAAAGATGGGGGATGGTATTACTATTACTTTTATGCCCTCTTAGTGAAAGTTCCAATTGGTATGTTATTGCTTTTTCTCGTTGCGCTTAGCACTTACTTTTTGTTCCCAGTAGAAGTTCAATCACATTGGCGGGATGAGATTATTCTTATCATTCCGGCTGTTGTTTTATTTATCTTTGTAAGCTTGCAAACAGAAGTTAATGCACATTTAAGATATCTTTTGCCAGCTTTTGGATTCGTGTTTATTTTTATTGGCAGACCTTTCTTTTGGTTGACAAACAATTCTATTCCTGCCATTGTTTATAGTTCTGTTCGTATGCTATCTTTCCTTTGTACTGTTTGGGTTATCACCTCTTGTGTTTACGTGTATCCTAATCAACTTGCATATTTTAATGAATTTGTTGGTTATATGAAAAATGGAAGCAAACATCTACTTGGAAGTAATTTGGACTGGGGGCAAGACTTATTGTATTTAAAAAAGGCACGACACCAATCAAAAGATTTGAGACTTGGATATCATGGCTCAATAGACCCCACATCATTAGGAATTAGTTTTTCACAACCACCAAACTTCTCAGATATTGAAGATGTAAAAATTTTTTTTGATGCAAACCCACAAGCAGTATGTGCAGTGTCAGTAAATAAGTTATTTGGAACTGGAGGCTACATTTTTAATGGTGATAATAGGCTTGCCATTATTGCACCTGATTATTTTAAAGGTCTTAGATCTTATAAAGCTTCATCTCAAGTTGGAGGGTCGATTTGGATTTATACTGCTTCTTCGCTCAAGAACAAGAATGATACTAATCAGATAGAATTCTAA
- a CDS encoding AAA family ATPase codes for MISKTSEELAQPGKMENYAVGCLLIDPKCRDEVSELTVDHFYSDRNRTILMSIDRLRKNRIPIDTGTIAEDLANQGNLSQIGGVPYLIALMESAPQTAHYSHYAKRVIDRRWRADLSRKLLQAGESLNSGEDLDKVLCELNLSSEVQGKKRFEFLTSTELIKSNFKHEYLINGVLLKGQPCIIAGPKKCLKTNILIALAVSLATGQPFLGKFYVEKNGNVGVMSGESGPATIQETFLRISKSMGCPPDQIEGIHFCFELPAIENEPDLLHIRRTIEYKNLDVLIIDPAYLCLSLGDGASNLFSVGEKLKLLSRLGQETGCTIILVHHTRKSNGRNEFSEPQLEEIAFAGFQEWARQWILLNRREEYRPDNAGIHKLHFVAGGSAGHSQGWALDINEGSIDNEGGRVWETRLFASQQARAEKRASKEQDKHRAKKEQLESDINKVFIALEKLGKPSPASTIRDKAKLSTQRTNTALLELEESKSIESTFKKAGNGRSCEHYSLSTVMAGRNGTQRDNEISLSSEHHGGIGPPYKGDRPVAVHVSESACKQRDIHELVDSKEEKVITNRF; via the coding sequence GTGATATCAAAAACCTCAGAAGAACTTGCTCAACCAGGAAAGATGGAAAACTATGCCGTTGGTTGTCTGTTAATTGATCCAAAGTGCAGAGATGAAGTATCAGAATTAACTGTTGATCATTTCTATAGTGATCGAAACAGGACAATTCTGATGTCTATTGATCGTCTTCGGAAAAACAGAATACCAATTGATACCGGCACGATTGCCGAAGATTTAGCCAATCAAGGTAACCTAAGCCAAATTGGCGGTGTGCCATACCTGATCGCATTAATGGAATCAGCCCCACAAACAGCCCATTATAGCCACTATGCAAAACGGGTAATAGATCGACGTTGGCGGGCTGATCTCAGTAGGAAGCTTCTACAAGCGGGGGAATCACTCAACAGCGGCGAAGATCTCGATAAAGTCCTATGTGAGCTCAATCTATCTTCTGAAGTACAAGGTAAAAAACGGTTTGAGTTCCTAACGTCCACAGAACTAATTAAAAGCAACTTTAAACACGAGTATCTGATCAATGGTGTGTTACTCAAAGGTCAACCCTGCATCATTGCGGGTCCTAAAAAATGTCTTAAAACAAACATACTGATTGCATTAGCAGTAAGTCTTGCAACCGGACAACCATTTCTTGGTAAGTTCTATGTAGAAAAAAACGGGAATGTTGGTGTGATGTCTGGTGAATCAGGGCCTGCAACTATTCAGGAGACTTTTCTAAGAATCTCCAAGAGTATGGGATGTCCCCCCGATCAGATAGAAGGGATTCATTTCTGCTTTGAGTTACCTGCAATCGAAAACGAACCAGATCTTTTGCATATCAGGCGAACCATAGAGTATAAAAATCTCGACGTTTTAATTATTGATCCTGCTTACCTATGCCTTAGTTTAGGTGACGGGGCCAGCAATCTATTCTCAGTCGGTGAAAAATTGAAACTGCTCTCCAGGTTGGGACAGGAAACAGGTTGTACAATCATTCTGGTTCATCACACGCGAAAGAGTAACGGCCGGAATGAATTCTCAGAGCCACAACTTGAGGAAATCGCTTTTGCTGGTTTTCAGGAGTGGGCAAGGCAATGGATCCTATTGAATCGTCGAGAAGAATACCGCCCAGATAACGCTGGCATTCACAAGCTCCATTTCGTTGCTGGTGGCTCTGCTGGGCATTCTCAGGGATGGGCACTCGATATCAATGAGGGCTCCATCGACAACGAGGGCGGGCGAGTGTGGGAAACCAGATTGTTTGCCTCTCAGCAGGCCAGAGCCGAGAAACGTGCGTCTAAAGAGCAAGACAAGCATCGGGCCAAGAAAGAACAATTAGAATCAGATATAAATAAGGTTTTTATAGCCCTTGAGAAACTTGGAAAACCGTCTCCAGCCTCAACTATTCGTGATAAAGCAAAGCTGTCAACGCAACGAACTAATACAGCACTACTTGAACTTGAGGAATCTAAAAGTATCGAGTCCACTTTTAAGAAAGCCGGGAACGGACGGTCTTGTGAACATTACAGCCTTTCAACGGTAATGGCGGGACGCAACGGTACACAGCGGGATAATGAGATATCCCTTTCCTCTGAGCACCACGGCGGGATAGGTCCCCCCTATAAGGGGGACCGTCCCGTGGCGGTGCATGTGTCTGAGTCGGCTTGTAAACAGAGGGATATTCACGAACTCGTTGATTCCAAAGAAGAGAAAGTTATCACAAATAGATTCTGA